One Asterias rubens chromosome 1, eAstRub1.3, whole genome shotgun sequence genomic region harbors:
- the LOC117288512 gene encoding TALPID3 protein-like: MQRRLEPAPLDVYLRKWPSVPVTLPASSHLKPPLSPSQYNAPVPSSMCAEARAVLDQVQSSRACLQANLEAVIRAKEQEEFYNYLDSLHLEGEAAEKAQLRYKVGRMIAAIDEEIKHEVPIKPRKAESSIQGIGNNKLEKPSNLASRPVKTGTKKKPVSSKIDSGLRNQTTSKGEDKNMVKGRHNKENFAQPKKLPISQAKRQPTVDHNRDEAYLTRVYGKALYQMRRSTMKKEPYLKYTTSSPQSKPARSLSAAQVKGTEMKSAKTQTTPKSGAIPVPNPNSQFFFDPYPTLQATMQQEQPSHQPAPVTAPSHGQLIPMAVPLGPPQRGGLTQPVTIKTDGLERGVVKDLERRDVQSNVAVVNVKSKKKPQLTVQHLPAVDIDTEPPSSASSIIEHHQSPERVGRTEISEPDDSRLPGQSSPSQFSHYLAVADEDVEPQNESEDELPAPGISLPGHYSETRRPYHGPPFPPQAPPSIPSRAGPSSEQLAADMRKDLIENKALEWIEQELMARMISELYSKQPAVQPRPESPDSSLASSSNDSIVDTIGPAGLQLFVDAGQAVDHALVSALVREVLEEKVTTVLGQHDRDIPRQQTSPTPQATASPVIPRSPIPTPEVTPLPSPVHTPPRAASLVATPLASPSHSSPAESETENLEELARTMDATASDEPIPAPSARVATPINTPPPSPPPDIATPPLSPRESPKLISVIDGSIITPVPTPQPVSPEPEMEESLQLPPTPEPVVIEEEPIPPTPTPSLLTPSTPTPSLSTATTTQPSPCTETAGRSISEGEWLISGKSEGQIDSTEDEPGAIGLPELSSGTSIDSTLMGAEELEPDLQDDELSEGEISPVKRTPRLLTRDPVVAILAHMSQRPDPSAAPPYFTSSQTLNNNGTKSLGEVSVGQCPILTPSSERMLFKEAYGTKPPEVTPRSEVRSVVRREVSGGEQRDTARQQVDDFTLRVSHLERTDVEDETDELGAAATVQPIKQAKPHPAPRIIQVAGRPSPSPEPDEDDERPYPSEERYENSRRRGEMDVEHHGGDEDDNVGGFHGRRGLPPRASIPSNLFGTQTMSDLGTRTLTPDALNLEALLQSGYLSQTFSQSEGGTSDFESQRPMGQTLGSTGPTFHEPTYDDSQNITEGSLELPESRDPGARIPGMMSFSVTLPSAVESQGIDLSQTISEGELPVPDTTSDVSELSGGDL, from the exons ATGCAGCGTCGGCTGGAACCTGCACCCCTTGATGTCTATCTG AGGAAATGGCCATCCGTACCTGTCACCTTGCCAGCCTCCTCCCACCTCAAGCCTCCTCTGTCACCATCACAGTACAATGCTCccgttccttcctccatgtgtGCGGAGGCTAGAGCGGTTTTAGACCAGGTGCAATCCAGCCGGGCGTGTCTGCAAGCCAACCTGGaagctgtgattagggccaaggAACAGGAAGAGTTCTACAACTACTTGGATAGTCTGCATTTGGAAGG TGAAGCTGCTGAGAAAGCTCAGCTGAGGTACAAAGTAGGAAGAATGATTGCAGCAATTGATGAGGAAATCAAG CATGAAGTCCCTATCAAGCCAAGGAAAGCCGAGTCTTCTATTCAAGGTATTGGCAACAATAAATTGGAAAAACCAAGCAACCTTGCATCTAGACCTGTCAAGACTGGTACCAAGAAGAAACCAGTATCATCCAAGATAGACTCTGGCTTGAGGAACCAGACTACATCCAAGGGGGAAGACAAGAACATGGTCAAAGGAAGACACAATAAGGAAAACTTTGCCCAGCCAAAGAAACTTCCC ATCAGCCAAGCCAAACGACAACCCACAGTTGACCACAATCGAGATGAAGCCTATCTGACCAGGGTCTATGGCAAAGCCTTGTATCAGATGAGACGGTCAACCATGAAGAAAGAACCCTATCTGAAATATACAACCTCATCCCCACAAAGCAAACCAGCAAGGTCACTCTCGGCTGCACAAGTCAAAG GGACTGAAATGAAATCCGCCAAGACACAGACCACACCAAAATCTGGAGCCATCCCCGTCCCGAATCCAAACAGCCAGTTCTTCTTTGACCCTTACCCCACCCTCCAAGCCACTATGCAACAAGAGCAGCCAAGCCATCAACCTGCCCCCGTGACTGCCCCAAGCCACGGTCAACTCATACCAATGGCCGTACCCCTTGGGCCACCTCAAAGGGGCGGGCTGACCCAGCCCGTGACCATTAAGACAGATGGTCTGGAGAGGGGTGTGGTCAAGGATCTAGAGCGGAGGGATGTGCAGAGCAacgtggctgttgttaatgtcAAATCGAAGAAGAAACCACAGCTAACTGTGCAG CATCTACCTGCCGTTGACATAGATACAGAACCTCCCAGCTCAGCGTCCAGCATAATAGAGCATCATCAATCTCCAGAGAGAGTTGGACGAACTGAAATATCAGAACCG GATGACAGCAGGCTCCCTGGGCAATCCAGTCCCTCACAATTCTCCCATTATTTAGCTGTAGCTGATGAGGATGTAGAG CCACAAAATGAATCTGAAGATGAACTACCCGCACCAGGTATCTCATTACCAGGCCACTACAGTGAGACAAGACGCCCCTATCATGGCCCACCCTTCCCTCCTCAAGCCCCGCCCTCCATCCCATCCAGGGCGGGGCCCTCGTCAGAGCAACTGGCTGCTGACATGAGGAAGGACCTCATTGAGAACAAGGCTCTGGAATG GATTGAGCAGGAGTTAATGGCCAGGATGATCAGTGAGTTATACAGCAAGCAACCAGCAGTACAACCAAGACCCGAGTCACCAGACTCGAGCTTGGCCTCATCATCAAATGATTCCATCG TTGATACAATAGGACCAGCTGGACTGCAGCTGTTTGTAGATGCTGGTCAGGCAGTAGATCATGCATTGGTCAGTGCATTGGTACGTGAGGTCCTAGAGGAGAAAGTGACCACTGTGTTGGGTCAGCATGATAGAGACATTCCACGTCAGCAAACATCCCCAACTCCACAGGCAACGGCATCCCCG GTTATTCCCAGATCACCAATCCCAACCCCCGAGGTGACCCCTCTACCTAGCCCAGTGCATACCCCGCCCAGGGCTGCTTCTCTTGTAGCCACACCCCTAGCAAGTCCAAGTCATTCATCCCCAGCTGAGTCCGAGACAGAGAATCTGGAAGAGCTTGCTCGGACAATGGATGCTACTGCATCTG ATGAGCCGATCCCAGCCCCTTCAGCTCGTGTTGCCACACCCATCAAcacccctcccccttccccacCGCCAGACATTGCCACCCCTCCTCTGTCACCAAGGGAATCTCCAAAGCTGATCTCAGTCATCGATGGGTCCATTATCACCCCAGTACCTACCCCTCAACCTGTGAGTCCAGAACCGGAGATGGAGGAGTCTCTTCAGTTACCACCGACACCTGAACCTGT TGTCATTGAAGAAGAGCCTATTCCACCAACTCCAACCCCTTCACTCCTGACACCTTCCACACCCACCCCTTCACTGAGCACAGCGACTACGACCCAGCCTAGTCCCTGTACAGAAACAGCAGGACGTTCCATTTCAGAAGGGGAGTGGCTCATCAGTGGTAAGAGTGAGGGGCAGATTGACTCCACAGAAG ATGAGCCTGGAGCCATTGGTCTTCCTGAACTCTCCTCAGGTACTAGTATTGATAGCACTCTAATGGGAGCTGAGGAACTGGAACCGGATTTACAG gATGATGAACTGAGTGAAGGTGAGATATCTCCGGTCAAACGAACCCCTAGACTCCTCACCCGAGACCCTGTCGTTGCCATCTTAGCCCATATGAGCCAACGCCCTGACCCATCAGCGGCCCCGCCCTACTTCACATCATCCCAAACCCTCAACAACAACGGCACAAAGAGTCTGGGAGAGGTCAGTGTAGGTCAGTGCCCTATTTTGACCCCATCTTCTGAGAGGATGCTCTTTAAAGAAGCATATGGAACCAAACCTCCAGAGGTGACTCCAAGGTCAGAGGTCAGGTCGGTGGTCAGGAGAGAGGTCAGTGGTGGAGAGCAACGTGACACAGCGCGGCAACAAGTGGATGATTTCACGCTTCGAGTGTCACATCTTGAGAGGACGGATGTTGAGGATGAGACAGATGAGCTAGGCGCTGCAGCCACAGTGCAGCCAATTAAACAGGCCAAGCCTCATCCTGCACCTAGAATCATACAG GTTGCAGGGAGACCGAGTCCAAGCCCTGAACctgatgaagatgatgagagACCGTATCCATCAGAGGAACGATACGAGAACTCAAGGAGAAGAGGAGAGATGGATGTAGAGCATCATGGAGGTGATGAAGATGATAATGTAGGTGGTTTCCATGGTAGAAGGGGCCTGCCTCCAAGAGCTTCTATCCCATCAA ACCTCTTTGGAACACAGACCATGAGTGACCTTGGAACACGAACCCTGACCCCGGATGCACTTAACCTAGAAGCCCTCCTCCAATCAGGTTACCTCAGTCAAACCTTCAGCCAATCAGAAGGAGGCACAAGCGATTTTGAATCCCAGCGACCAATGGGTCAAACGCTGGGATCAACCGGCCCCACTTTCCATGAGCCAACTTACGATGACTCTCAGAACATCACCGAAGGGTCTCTGGAGCTACCAGAGAGTCGGGACCCCGGGGCTCGGATTCCAGGGATGATGTCCTTCTCGGTGACGTTACCCTCGGCCGTCGAGTCACAGGGGATTGATCTGAGTCAGACAATAAGTGAAGGGGAGTTGCCGGTCCCGGACACGACAAGTGACGTGTCTGAACTTTCTGGTGGAgatctgtga